From Xylanibacter oryzae DSM 17970, a single genomic window includes:
- the rlmD gene encoding 23S rRNA (uracil(1939)-C(5))-methyltransferase RlmD has protein sequence MTRKKKQLPLLEDITITDVAAEGKSLARVDDMVIFVPFTVPGDIVDIQIRKKKHHYCEAEVVRFKSYSDIRVKPMCEHFGICGGCKWQNLPYEEQIKFKQKQVFDQLTRIGKIELPEFNPILGSVKTKEYRNKLEFGCSNKRWLTKDQIESGEKFDNMNAVGFHITGAFDKILPIEKCWLMDGLHNEIRNAIRDYALNNKISFFDLREQKGLLRDIIIRNSNTNEWMVIIQFHYEEQADEEKAKGLLQYIADNFKQITSLMYVNNQKGNDTIGDLEIKTFKGNDYIFEEMENLKFKVGPKSFYQTNTEQAYHLYKVARDFAKLNQDETVYDLYTGTGTIANFVAGKAKRVIGIEYVPEAIEDAKVNSSINDIKNTLFYAGDMKDILTDDFILEHGKPDVIITDPPRAGMHPDVIKTIMRAAPKRIVYVSCNPATQARDLADLDCMYKVTAVQPVDMFPHTPHVENVVQLERKETTEA, from the coding sequence ATGACACGAAAGAAGAAACAATTACCATTATTGGAAGATATAACAATAACAGATGTTGCTGCAGAAGGAAAGTCTCTTGCAAGAGTTGATGACATGGTTATATTTGTCCCTTTTACTGTTCCTGGTGACATAGTAGATATCCAAATAAGGAAAAAGAAGCATCACTATTGTGAAGCTGAAGTAGTAAGATTTAAATCTTATAGTGACATACGTGTAAAGCCAATGTGTGAACATTTTGGAATCTGTGGTGGTTGTAAATGGCAAAATTTACCTTATGAAGAACAGATAAAATTCAAACAAAAACAAGTATTCGACCAACTTACTAGAATAGGAAAGATTGAATTACCTGAATTTAATCCAATATTAGGTTCGGTTAAGACTAAAGAATATAGAAATAAACTAGAATTTGGATGTTCAAATAAGAGATGGCTCACTAAAGATCAAATTGAATCAGGTGAAAAGTTCGATAACATGAATGCAGTAGGTTTCCATATCACAGGGGCCTTTGACAAAATTCTACCTATAGAAAAATGTTGGTTGATGGATGGACTGCATAATGAAATCAGGAATGCGATACGTGATTATGCATTAAATAATAAAATATCTTTCTTTGACCTTAGAGAACAAAAAGGTCTCCTGAGGGATATAATTATACGAAACTCGAACACTAACGAATGGATGGTAATTATCCAATTCCATTACGAGGAACAAGCTGATGAAGAAAAAGCAAAAGGATTACTTCAATATATTGCTGATAACTTTAAGCAAATCACTTCATTGATGTATGTTAACAATCAAAAAGGTAATGACACTATTGGGGACTTGGAAATAAAAACCTTTAAAGGTAATGACTATATTTTTGAGGAAATGGAAAACCTTAAATTTAAAGTTGGTCCAAAAAGTTTTTACCAAACCAATACTGAACAAGCTTATCACTTATACAAAGTTGCAAGAGACTTTGCAAAATTGAATCAAGACGAAACTGTGTATGACTTGTATACAGGGACAGGAACAATTGCAAACTTTGTTGCTGGAAAAGCTAAACGGGTTATCGGCATTGAATATGTACCAGAAGCAATAGAAGACGCAAAGGTAAATTCATCAATCAATGATATAAAAAACACATTATTTTATGCAGGTGACATGAAAGATATACTTACAGATGATTTCATATTAGAGCATGGTAAACCAGATGTAATTATAACGGATCCACCAAGAGCAGGAATGCATCCTGATGTAATAAAGACTATAATGAGGGCTGCACCAAAAAGAATAGTATATGTAAGTTGTAACCCAGCAACACAAGCAAGAGATTTAGCAGACCTAGACTGCATGTATAAAGTAACAGCAGTACAGCCTGTTGATATGTTTCCACATACGCCTCATGTAGAAAATGTTGTACAACTAGAAAGAAAAGAAACAACAGAAGCATAA
- a CDS encoding porin — MKKLFITAVILSSAVLVKAQTGLSKDWFQNVNLSGYVISEYQYSGQDGITPHDKFSLRLVRLSLDGKIAKQFYFKIQTQLNGTPGSASGPRIVDAFLEWQKYDFAKIKVGQFKRAFTFENPIAPIEQGFIGYSTPISKFAGFEDRNNEHSSNGRDVGIQLQGDFLKNSCGRNLLHYQVAVYNGQGTNTTDIDNKKDLIGGFWIMPIKGLRLGTFGWSGTYARKDAITKSITSLDRNRYAFSGEYIKNDWTFRSEYIHSEGKAFKEESESNTNINEALGDQADGWYMSAIAPIQKDICHVKARYSCYRPDNTWANSNNQYEVGVDYIFYKKVKAQLDYVRVNDRSLAKPNYNMIDCQVSVSF, encoded by the coding sequence ATGAAAAAATTATTTATTACTGCAGTAATATTATCATCTGCAGTACTTGTAAAAGCCCAAACGGGATTAAGTAAAGACTGGTTTCAAAATGTAAACCTTAGTGGATATGTTATTAGTGAATATCAATACAGCGGTCAAGATGGAATAACACCGCATGATAAATTTAGCCTTAGACTAGTAAGGCTATCTTTAGATGGGAAAATCGCTAAGCAGTTCTACTTCAAAATTCAAACACAACTTAACGGAACACCAGGAAGCGCTAGCGGGCCACGTATTGTTGATGCTTTTCTAGAATGGCAAAAGTACGATTTCGCAAAAATTAAAGTAGGTCAATTCAAGCGTGCATTCACTTTTGAAAACCCTATTGCACCAATAGAACAGGGATTTATTGGTTATTCAACTCCAATTTCAAAATTCGCCGGATTCGAAGATAGAAACAATGAGCATTCTTCCAATGGTCGTGATGTCGGAATACAGCTGCAAGGTGATTTTCTTAAGAATTCGTGTGGAAGGAATCTTTTACATTATCAGGTTGCAGTATATAACGGTCAAGGAACAAATACGACTGATATAGACAACAAAAAAGATCTTATTGGAGGTTTTTGGATAATGCCTATAAAAGGTTTGAGATTAGGAACATTTGGATGGTCTGGAACTTATGCAAGAAAAGATGCAATAACAAAATCAATAACGAGTCTTGACCGTAACAGATATGCTTTTAGCGGTGAATATATAAAAAACGACTGGACTTTCAGATCTGAATACATACATAGCGAGGGTAAAGCTTTTAAAGAAGAGAGTGAATCTAATACTAATATAAATGAGGCACTTGGTGACCAAGCTGATGGATGGTACATGTCTGCTATCGCACCTATTCAAAAAGATATATGTCACGTTAAAGCAAGATATAGCTGTTATAGACCAGACAATACATGGGCAAATAGCAACAATCAATATGAGGTAGGTGTAGATTATATATTCTATAAAAAGGTTAAAGCTCAACTAGATTACGTGAGAGTGAATGACCGTTCTCTTGCCAAACCTAATTACAATATGATAGACTGCCAAGTTTCTGTCAGCTTCTAA
- a CDS encoding glycoside hydrolase family 43 protein, which translates to MMKSIFLVLVAVPLVSYSQYRSEVWSPDNGDGTYTNPVINADYSDPDACVGASGSDFYLTSSSFNCIPGLPILHSKDLVNWEIIGHAIKQLTPEYVFNKTQHGNGVWAPSIRYHNGEYYIYWGDPDYGVFMVKTKDPAGDWSKPVCVIPGKGMIDTTPLWDDDGRCYLVNGWAGSRIGFNSVLSVRELSSDGTCAISNPVIVFDGGNANHTTEGPKFYKRDGWYWIMCPAGGVATGWQLAMRSKSPFGPYESKIVMAQGKSDINGPHQGAWIHTLQGEDWFLHFQDKGAYGRVVLLEPVKWKENWPVIGIDKNGDSCGEPVRKYKKPNVGKSYPVMNPTESDEFNTPVLGKQWQWQANYQQNFGQPTCYGYYRLYTNKLSDKFINLWEAPNLLLQKTPADKFTVTTKIRFASKAENQYGGIIMMGMDYSALVLKRLNDVFQLVQITCHGADKGKDEKVNVLATLQPTERDPLQYQPAIYEDVYLRMSVDAGKLHFFYSRDGKKFLMVGEEFSIKEGKWIGAKMGLVSEEPYSKSNRGYLDVDWFRVSNK; encoded by the coding sequence ATGATGAAAAGTATATTCTTGGTGCTTGTTGCGGTACCATTAGTTTCATATTCACAGTACCGTTCTGAAGTATGGTCGCCTGACAATGGCGATGGTACTTACACCAATCCGGTTATTAATGCAGATTACAGTGATCCAGATGCTTGCGTAGGAGCTTCTGGTTCTGATTTTTATCTTACTTCAAGTTCTTTCAATTGTATACCTGGTTTGCCTATTCTTCATTCTAAGGATCTTGTGAATTGGGAAATAATAGGTCATGCTATAAAACAGCTTACTCCTGAGTATGTCTTTAACAAAACACAACATGGTAATGGTGTATGGGCTCCAAGTATACGTTATCATAATGGTGAGTATTATATTTATTGGGGTGACCCTGACTATGGCGTTTTTATGGTAAAGACGAAAGACCCTGCAGGTGATTGGAGCAAACCTGTTTGTGTTATTCCAGGTAAGGGCATGATAGATACGACTCCATTATGGGATGATGATGGTAGATGTTATCTTGTCAATGGTTGGGCTGGAAGCAGAATTGGATTCAACAGTGTCTTAAGTGTTCGTGAGTTATCATCTGATGGTACATGTGCAATAAGCAATCCTGTTATCGTTTTTGATGGTGGTAATGCTAATCATACCACAGAAGGCCCAAAATTTTATAAGCGCGATGGGTGGTATTGGATTATGTGCCCGGCAGGAGGAGTTGCTACAGGTTGGCAATTAGCAATGCGTTCGAAGAGTCCATTTGGACCATATGAATCAAAAATTGTAATGGCTCAAGGGAAAAGTGATATAAATGGTCCTCATCAGGGCGCATGGATTCATACTTTGCAGGGTGAAGATTGGTTTTTGCATTTTCAAGATAAAGGTGCTTATGGGCGTGTGGTACTATTAGAACCTGTTAAATGGAAAGAAAACTGGCCTGTTATTGGCATTGATAAAAATGGTGATTCTTGTGGAGAACCTGTCAGAAAATATAAAAAACCTAATGTAGGTAAGTCATATCCAGTTATGAATCCAACTGAATCTGATGAATTTAATACTCCTGTTTTAGGTAAGCAATGGCAATGGCAAGCTAATTATCAACAGAATTTTGGTCAACCAACGTGTTATGGCTATTACAGACTTTATACCAATAAGTTGAGTGACAAATTTATTAATCTTTGGGAAGCTCCAAATTTATTGTTGCAGAAAACGCCCGCAGATAAATTTACCGTTACTACCAAAATTAGATTTGCTTCAAAGGCTGAAAATCAATATGGAGGTATTATAATGATGGGTATGGATTATAGTGCTTTAGTTCTGAAAAGATTAAATGACGTATTCCAACTGGTACAGATTACATGTCATGGCGCCGATAAAGGTAAAGATGAAAAAGTCAATGTGTTAGCTACGTTGCAACCTACAGAGAGAGATCCTCTGCAATATCAACCTGCAATATACGAAGATGTATATTTAAGAATGTCTGTCGATGCAGGTAAACTACATTTTTTTTATAGTCGTGATGGAAAAAAGTTTTTAATGGTAGGTGAGGAGTTTTCTATCAAAGAAGGAAAATGGATAGGTGCCAAGATGGGCTTAGTCTCAGAAGAACCTTACAGCAAATCTAATAGAGGATATTTAGATGTTGATTGGTTTAGAGTATCTAATAAATAA
- a CDS encoding ATP-binding protein, translating to MEAFFRTHAYLVEHTNAQVRRGLMDEIDWNDRMIGIKGTRGVGKTTFLLQYAKEHFDVYDRQCLYVNMNNFYFQGRGIDDFAGEFYHNGGRVLLIDQVFKQPNWSSELRRCYDQYPNLKIIFTGSSVMRLKEENPELNGIVKSYNLRGFSFREYLNLQTNNNFRAYSLDEIISNHEHIIKDILPNARPSKYFKDYIHHGFYPFFLENRNFSENLLKTMNMTTEVDILLIKQIELKYLTKIKKLFYQISVDGPHAPNISELAQQIETSRATVMNYIKYLADARLINIIYPVGQTFPKKPSKVMMHNTNLMYVIYPIHVEKQELMETFFVNTMWKDHLVNQGGKESYYIIDGNKKFRICDAEKNSKIRVNPDTIYARYNTEIGHDNMIPLWLLGFLY from the coding sequence ATGGAGGCTTTTTTTCGTACTCACGCTTACTTAGTAGAGCACACCAATGCTCAAGTACGTCGCGGACTTATGGACGAGATTGACTGGAACGACCGAATGATAGGTATCAAAGGGACGCGTGGTGTTGGTAAAACGACCTTCCTACTGCAATATGCCAAGGAACATTTTGATGTATATGACCGTCAATGCCTATATGTCAATATGAACAACTTTTATTTCCAAGGAAGAGGCATAGATGATTTTGCAGGTGAATTCTATCACAATGGTGGCAGGGTACTTCTTATTGATCAGGTTTTTAAACAGCCAAATTGGAGTAGCGAACTTCGTAGATGTTATGACCAATATCCTAATTTGAAAATAATATTTACAGGATCCAGTGTAATGAGACTTAAAGAAGAGAACCCAGAGCTTAATGGTATAGTTAAAAGTTATAATCTTAGAGGATTTTCGTTTAGAGAATATCTTAATTTACAAACAAATAATAACTTTAGAGCATATTCTCTTGATGAAATAATATCCAATCACGAACACATTATCAAGGATATTCTGCCAAATGCACGGCCTTCAAAATACTTTAAAGATTATATTCATCATGGTTTTTATCCTTTTTTTCTTGAGAACAGGAACTTCTCAGAGAATCTTCTTAAGACCATGAATATGACAACGGAGGTTGATATCTTGCTTATCAAACAGATAGAACTAAAGTATCTGACAAAGATAAAGAAACTATTTTACCAGATATCAGTTGACGGACCTCATGCACCTAATATTAGCGAGTTAGCTCAACAAATTGAGACAAGCCGAGCAACTGTTATGAACTATATAAAGTATCTTGCAGACGCCAGACTAATCAATATCATTTATCCGGTAGGACAAACATTTCCCAAAAAGCCTTCTAAAGTAATGATGCACAACACAAACTTAATGTATGTCATATATCCTATTCATGTTGAAAAGCAAGAACTGATGGAAACTTTTTTTGTCAATACCATGTGGAAAGATCACCTAGTGAATCAAGGAGGAAAGGAAAGTTATTATATAATAGACGGCAACAAAAAATTTCGTATTTGCGATGCCGAGAAGAACAGTAAAATACGCGTCAATCCAGATACTATATATGCCCGATACAATACAGAGATAGGTCATGATAATATGATACCTTTGTGGCTATTGGGATTCTTGTATTAA
- the nifJ gene encoding pyruvate:ferredoxin (flavodoxin) oxidoreductase: protein MKEKKFITCDGNEAAAHISYMFSEVAAIYPITPSSPMAEHVDEWAARGRKNLWGQTVSVQEMQSEGGAAGALHGSLQAGALTTTFTASQGLLLMIPNMYKIAGELLPCVFDVSARTLASHSLCIFGDHQDVMACRQTGFAMLCEGSVQEVMDMSAVAHLATLKTCVPFINFFDGFRTSHEYHKIESLDDEDIRPLVDESYIKAFRDRALTPERPLTRGTAENPETFFTHREASNKYYDKVPEVVEEYLGKISEITGREYHLFSYYGAKDADRMIILMGSATEAAREAIDYLNANGEKVGMISVHLYRPFSVKHLLASVPASVKKIAVLDRTKEPGAEGEPLYLDVKSAYYDVEDRPLIVGGRYGLGSHDTTPAQIISVFNNLNLNMPKNHFTLGIVDDVTFTSLPLVEEMALGGEGMFEAKFFGLGADGTVGANKNSVKIIGDNTNKHCQAYFSYDSKKSGGFTCSHLRFGDKPIRSTYLVNTPNFVACHVQAYLHMYDVTRGLQKNGTFLLNTIFDGEELINFIPNKVKRYFAQNDITVYIINATKIAQEIGLGNRTNTILQSAFFRITGVIPVDLAVEQMKKFIVKSYGKKGQDVIDKNYAAVDRGGEYKQLTVDKAWANLKDENDIEDDAPAFIKELVRPINGQAGDLLKVSDFINHGTVDGSWETGTSAFEKRGVEAFVPKWDAENCIQCNKCAYVCPHAAIRPFVLDDEELKGFDSTTIEMKAPAAMKGMHFAIQVSVMDCLGCSNCANVCPGNPKKGKALTMVPFAGDEEQAARWTYLTKNVKSKQHLVDIKSNVKNSQFAQPLFEFSGACAGCGETPYVKLISQLYGDREMIANATGCSSIYSASIPSSPYCKNDKGQGPAFDNSLFEDFCEFGMGMVLGNKKMKERVTLLLNEVIAKEGTPAEFKEAATEWINGSEDAEASKTAAEKLVPMIEAGVKNGCPICTELKTLDHYLVKRSQWIIGGDGASYDIGYGGLDHVIASGEDVNILVLDTEVYSNTGGQSSKSTPLGAIAQFAAQGKRIRKKDLGLMATTYGYVYVAQIAMGADNAQCLKAIREAEAYKGPSIVIAYAPCINHGLKIKGGMGMSQEEEARAVACGYWHLWRFNPELAEKGENPFVLDSKEPDWSKFQDFLLGEVRYLSVKKAYPNEAEELFAEAEKMAKKRYQSYVRQTKMDWSEE from the coding sequence ATGAAAGAAAAAAAGTTTATCACTTGTGATGGTAATGAAGCTGCTGCACACATAAGCTATATGTTTAGTGAGGTAGCAGCTATCTACCCTATCACTCCGTCATCTCCGATGGCAGAGCATGTTGACGAGTGGGCCGCTCGTGGCCGTAAAAACCTTTGGGGACAGACGGTTTCTGTTCAGGAAATGCAATCAGAAGGCGGTGCTGCCGGTGCACTTCATGGTTCTTTACAGGCTGGTGCTTTAACTACGACATTTACAGCTTCACAGGGTCTTCTACTTATGATACCTAATATGTATAAGATTGCCGGTGAATTGCTTCCTTGTGTATTCGATGTATCTGCTCGTACACTAGCTTCTCACTCTCTATGTATTTTCGGTGATCATCAGGATGTTATGGCTTGCCGCCAAACTGGTTTTGCCATGTTATGCGAGGGATCTGTACAGGAAGTTATGGATATGTCTGCCGTAGCTCATCTTGCTACGCTTAAGACTTGTGTTCCTTTTATTAACTTCTTCGATGGTTTCCGTACATCACACGAATATCATAAGATAGAAAGTCTTGATGATGAAGATATTAGACCATTAGTAGATGAGTCTTACATTAAGGCTTTCCGCGATCGCGCTTTGACACCAGAGCGTCCTTTGACTCGTGGTACTGCAGAAAATCCAGAGACTTTCTTTACACACCGTGAAGCTTCCAACAAATATTATGACAAGGTTCCAGAAGTAGTTGAAGAATATCTAGGTAAAATAAGTGAGATAACAGGTCGTGAGTATCACTTGTTCTCATATTATGGAGCTAAAGACGCAGACCGTATGATCATTCTTATGGGTTCTGCAACAGAAGCTGCTCGTGAAGCTATTGATTACTTAAATGCAAACGGAGAAAAGGTTGGTATGATTTCAGTACACCTATATCGTCCATTCTCAGTAAAACATTTATTAGCATCTGTTCCTGCTTCTGTAAAGAAGATCGCCGTTCTTGACCGTACAAAAGAACCAGGAGCCGAAGGTGAGCCTCTTTATCTGGATGTTAAGAGCGCTTACTATGACGTTGAAGACAGACCATTGATCGTTGGCGGTCGTTATGGTCTTGGCTCTCATGACACAACTCCTGCACAGATAATTTCAGTATTCAATAATTTGAATCTGAATATGCCTAAAAATCACTTTACATTAGGAATAGTTGATGATGTTACATTCACATCACTTCCACTTGTTGAGGAGATGGCTCTTGGTGGAGAAGGAATGTTTGAGGCTAAATTCTTCGGACTAGGTGCAGATGGTACTGTAGGTGCAAACAAAAACTCTGTTAAGATTATTGGTGACAACACTAATAAACACTGTCAGGCTTATTTCTCTTATGACTCTAAAAAGTCAGGAGGTTTCACATGTTCACACTTACGTTTTGGTGATAAACCAATACGTAGCACATATTTGGTTAACACACCTAATTTCGTTGCTTGTCATGTTCAGGCTTACCTGCACATGTATGATGTGACACGTGGACTACAGAAGAACGGAACGTTCTTGTTGAATACTATATTTGATGGTGAAGAACTTATCAACTTTATTCCAAATAAAGTGAAACGTTATTTCGCTCAAAATGACATTACAGTATACATAATTAATGCGACAAAGATTGCACAAGAGATTGGTCTTGGCAACCGTACAAATACAATTCTACAGAGTGCTTTCTTCCGTATTACAGGAGTAATCCCAGTAGACTTAGCTGTTGAGCAGATGAAGAAATTCATCGTAAAGAGCTACGGTAAGAAGGGACAAGATGTCATTGACAAGAACTATGCAGCAGTAGACCGTGGTGGTGAATACAAACAACTAACTGTTGATAAAGCATGGGCTAATCTAAAGGATGAAAATGACATCGAAGATGATGCACCTGCATTTATTAAAGAACTTGTTCGTCCAATCAATGGTCAAGCAGGTGATTTATTAAAAGTATCTGATTTCATTAATCATGGTACTGTAGACGGTTCATGGGAAACAGGAACATCAGCATTTGAGAAACGTGGCGTTGAAGCTTTCGTTCCGAAATGGGATGCAGAAAACTGTATACAGTGTAACAAATGTGCATACGTTTGCCCTCACGCAGCTATCCGCCCATTTGTTCTCGATGATGAAGAATTAAAGGGATTTGATTCAACAACAATTGAGATGAAGGCTCCTGCAGCAATGAAGGGTATGCATTTTGCTATCCAAGTAAGTGTAATGGATTGTCTTGGTTGTAGCAATTGTGCGAATGTCTGTCCTGGTAATCCTAAGAAGGGCAAAGCTCTTACTATGGTTCCTTTTGCTGGAGATGAAGAACAAGCAGCTCGTTGGACATATCTTACAAAGAACGTTAAGAGCAAACAACATCTAGTTGACATAAAGTCTAATGTTAAGAATTCTCAGTTTGCTCAACCTCTATTCGAGTTCTCTGGAGCTTGTGCAGGTTGCGGTGAGACTCCTTATGTTAAACTTATCAGTCAGTTGTATGGTGATCGTGAAATGATTGCTAATGCTACAGGCTGTTCATCAATATATTCTGCATCAATCCCTTCATCACCATATTGCAAGAATGATAAAGGACAAGGACCTGCATTCGACAACTCATTGTTCGAGGATTTCTGCGAATTTGGTATGGGTATGGTTCTTGGAAACAAGAAGATGAAAGAACGTGTCACATTGTTGCTCAACGAAGTTATTGCAAAAGAAGGCACACCTGCAGAATTCAAAGAAGCTGCAACAGAATGGATTAACGGCAGTGAAGACGCTGAAGCATCTAAAACAGCAGCAGAAAAACTAGTTCCGATGATTGAAGCAGGAGTTAAAAACGGATGTCCAATCTGTACAGAACTTAAAACCCTTGATCATTATCTCGTTAAGAGAAGTCAATGGATTATCGGTGGTGATGGTGCTTCTTATGATATTGGTTATGGTGGTCTTGACCACGTAATAGCAAGTGGAGAGGACGTTAATATATTGGTACTTGACACAGAAGTATATTCTAATACTGGCGGCCAGTCTTCTAAGTCAACTCCTCTTGGTGCAATAGCACAGTTTGCTGCACAAGGAAAGAGAATCCGCAAAAAAGATCTAGGCCTGATGGCAACCACTTATGGTTACGTATATGTTGCACAAATAGCAATGGGCGCAGATAACGCTCAATGCCTAAAAGCTATCCGTGAGGCTGAAGCATACAAAGGACCATCAATAGTAATAGCTTACGCTCCTTGTATCAACCACGGTCTTAAGATTAAAGGCGGCATGGGTATGAGCCAAGAAGAAGAAGCTCGCGCTGTAGCTTGTGGATACTGGCACCTATGGCGATTCAATCCAGAATTGGCAGAGAAAGGCGAAAATCCATTCGTACTTGACTCTAAAGAACCGGATTGGAGCAAATTCCAAGACTTCTTATTAGGTGAGGTACGCTACTTATCTGTAAAGAAGGCGTATCCAAATGAAGCTGAAGAATTATTCGCAGAAGCTGAAAAAATGGCTAAGAAACGTTATCAAAGCTACGTTCGTCAGACAAAGATGGACTGGAGTGAGGAATAA
- a CDS encoding HU family DNA-binding protein encodes MTKAEIIDKIFNETGLQKKDVTTVVEAFMDTVRDSLTNKDNVYLRGFGTFAIKHRAPKTARNILKDTTILVEARDVPSFKPSKSFIEKINE; translated from the coding sequence ATGACAAAAGCTGAAATTATTGACAAGATTTTCAACGAAACTGGTCTACAGAAGAAAGATGTAACTACTGTAGTAGAAGCATTTATGGATACAGTACGCGACAGCTTAACAAATAAAGACAACGTATATTTAAGAGGATTTGGAACTTTTGCTATTAAGCACAGAGCTCCTAAAACAGCCCGTAATATTTTGAAGGATACGACAATACTAGTTGAAGCCAGAGATGTACCTTCTTTCAAGCCATCAAAATCTTTTATTGAGAAAATAAACGAATAA
- a CDS encoding Rne/Rng family ribonuclease, whose translation MTSEVVIDVQPKEVSFALLEDKSLVEYQNESRKASFSVGNIYLAKVKKLMPGLNACFVDVGYERDAFLHYLDLGNQFDSYSKYIKQLESDKKKSLPFYKAQRLPEIKKDGSVQNILKVGQEVLVQIVKEPISTKGPRLTAELSFAGRNLVLIPFNDKVSVSSKIKSGEERARLKQLIQSIRPKNMGVIVRTVAEGKRVAELDTEMKVLVKRWEDALEKIQKTSQRPQLVFEETSRTVAMLRDLFNPSYEAIYVNDEEVFKEIKHYVTIIAPEKANIVKMYTGHVPIFDNFNITKQVKSSFGKTVNYKHGAYLIIEHTEALHVVDVNSGNRSRAENGQEANALDVNLGAADELARQLRLRDMGGIIVVDFIDMIKAEDRQLLYERMSKNMQKDRARHNILPLSKFGLMQITRQRVRPAMDVNVEETCPTCFGKGKIKSSIIFTDQLESKIDNLVNKIGIKKFYLHVHPYVAAYINKGLISLRTKWQIKYGLGVHIISSQKMAFLQYEFYNDKGEFVDMKEEIETK comes from the coding sequence ATGACTAGCGAAGTTGTTATCGATGTTCAACCAAAAGAAGTTTCGTTTGCTCTACTAGAAGATAAAAGTCTGGTAGAATATCAAAATGAATCTAGAAAAGCTTCATTCTCTGTAGGCAATATATATTTGGCAAAAGTAAAGAAACTTATGCCAGGATTGAATGCATGCTTTGTAGATGTTGGTTATGAGCGTGATGCTTTTTTGCATTATCTTGATTTAGGAAATCAATTTGACTCTTATTCAAAATATATAAAACAGCTGGAAAGTGATAAAAAGAAAAGTTTACCTTTCTATAAAGCTCAGAGACTGCCTGAAATTAAAAAAGACGGTAGTGTACAAAATATTCTGAAAGTTGGACAGGAAGTTCTAGTGCAAATAGTTAAAGAGCCAATATCAACGAAAGGTCCGAGACTTACTGCTGAATTAAGCTTTGCTGGAAGGAACCTTGTTTTAATACCATTTAATGATAAGGTATCTGTATCATCAAAAATTAAAAGTGGAGAAGAAAGAGCAAGACTTAAGCAACTAATACAAAGCATTAGGCCAAAAAACATGGGTGTTATTGTAAGAACTGTTGCAGAGGGAAAGCGTGTAGCAGAGCTTGACACTGAGATGAAAGTTCTTGTAAAAAGATGGGAAGATGCACTAGAAAAAATTCAGAAAACATCACAACGTCCACAGCTTGTATTTGAAGAAACAAGTCGTACAGTAGCTATGCTTCGCGATTTGTTCAATCCATCATATGAAGCCATATATGTCAATGATGAAGAAGTCTTTAAAGAAATAAAACATTATGTTACTATCATTGCTCCTGAAAAAGCAAATATAGTAAAAATGTATACAGGTCATGTGCCTATATTTGACAATTTTAATATAACCAAACAGGTAAAATCTTCATTTGGTAAAACTGTTAATTATAAGCACGGTGCTTACCTCATAATTGAACATACAGAAGCCTTACATGTTGTAGATGTAAATAGCGGAAACAGATCAAGAGCAGAAAATGGTCAGGAGGCAAATGCTCTAGATGTAAATCTTGGAGCAGCCGATGAATTGGCCAGACAACTACGTCTAAGAGACATGGGTGGTATTATTGTTGTTGACTTTATTGATATGATCAAGGCAGAAGACAGACAATTGCTGTATGAACGCATGTCTAAAAATATGCAAAAGGATCGTGCACGCCATAATATACTACCTCTTAGTAAATTCGGATTGATGCAGATTACACGACAAAGAGTCAGACCTGCTATGGATGTGAATGTCGAAGAGACTTGTCCTACGTGTTTTGGAAAAGGAAAAATTAAATCCAGTATAATTTTTACTGATCAGCTAGAGAGCAAAATTGATAATCTTGTTAACAAGATAGGCATTAAAAAATTCTATTTACATGTTCATCCCTATGTTGCAGCATACATCAATAAAGGATTAATTTCATTGAGAACAAAGTGGCAGATAAAATATGGATTAGGAGTACATATAATATCTTCACAAAAGATGGCATTCCTGCAATATGAATTCTACAATGACAAAGGAGAATTTGTAGATATGAAAGAAGAAATTGAGACTAAATAA